From Cannabis sativa cultivar Pink pepper isolate KNU-18-1 chromosome 8, ASM2916894v1, whole genome shotgun sequence, a single genomic window includes:
- the LOC115698914 gene encoding MLO-like protein 12, translating to MGDNNSGSLEHTPTWAISIFALFFFFVSFAIDGGLHCLNKFLRKRKRKSLNRALEKFKTEMMKMGLISLLLTVSEVPISKICISQTLVNSFLPCENPSDESATTAEYDQLSNYKSNNSTTFFTDAISTNENYCDSKGKVSLISRDGVFQLNIFVSVLAVSHVLYCLVTMFLGMAKMRKWKAWESETQTLEYQIANDPRRFQYSDETTFGKRHLKFWSKYPVLLGPVCLVRQFIGSAISKADYFTLRNGFITANFAEGSNFNFQKFLARAYDNDFEQVVGVRLWIWIFSILFIFFSAHVFYNHYWLPFIPLGIALMVGAKLQVIITKMCVETHKENPVIRGSFIVKPNDDLFWFGRPHWLLHLIQFILIQNSFQLAFFTWTWFEYGQKSCFHRETEDLTITISMGVIVQLLCGYVTLPLYALVTQMGSGMKRAVFTESVAKGLRRWLKNARRNAWKNSSTSSPRRSSISLQSDTTDASVSEEQIMYKHIRSRSAEITEAETTTTTTTTTTTTTPCELMVVTDHIEEEEEEEMNHSNNNDNPKMVTRGIYDGEISFGSSWKKVEIRQDSGEITSIAEEEDASVMF from the exons atgGGTGATAACAATAGTGGATCCCTTGAACATACCCCAACATGGGCTATTTCTATATTtgctttatttttcttctttgtatCTTTTGCTATTGATGGGGGTCTTCATTGTCTTAAcaag TTTCTTaggaaaaggaaaagaaaatctCTAAACAGAGCTTTGGAAAAGTTCAAGACAG AAATGATGAAGATGGGATTGATATCATTGTTACTGACGGTATCTGAAGTACCAATATCAAAAATCTGTATAAGCCAAACATTGGTAAACTCTTTTCTCCCATGTGAAAATCCTTCCGATGAGTCTGCAACAACAGCTGAATATGATCAATTATCTAACTACAAATCCAATAACAGTACCACCTTCTTTACCGATGCCATAAGTACAAATGAAAATTACTGCGACTCAAAG GGGAAGGTTTCTCTGATTTCAAGAGATGGAGTTTTTCAGCTAAACATTTTCGTTTCTGTATTAGCAGTGTCTCATGTACTATACTGCCTTGTTACAATGTTTCTTGGCATGGCCAAG ATGAGGAAATGGAAAGCGTGGGAAAGTGAGACTCAAACTCTCGAATATCAAATAGCAAATG ATCCAAGGAGGTTCCAGTATAGTGATGAAACCACATTTGGGAAACGACATTTGAAGTTCTGGAGTAAATACCCTGTTTTGCTTGGCCCA GTTTGCTTGGTGCGACAGTTCATTGGCTCAGCAATCTCAAAAGCCGACTACTTCACTCTTCGGAATGGGTTCATTACG GCAAACTTTGCTGAAGGCAGCAACTTCAATTTCCAAAAATTTCTTGCCAGAGCTTATGATAATGATTTTGAACAAGTGGTTGGAGTCAG ATTGTGGATCTGGATTTTCAGCATTCTATTCATATTCTTCAGCGCCCATG TGTTTTACAATCATTACTGGTTACCTTTCATTCCTCTAGGG ATTGCTCTGATGGTGGGAGCAAAGCTGCAAGTCATAATAACCAAAATGTGTGTGGAGACTCACAAGGAAAATCCTGTCATTCGTGGAAGTTTCATTGTGAAACCAAACGATGATCTTTTCTGGTTTGGTCGACCCCATTGGCTTCTTCATCTCATCCAATTCATCTTAATCCAG AACTCGTTTCAGCTAGCATTCTTCACTTGGACATGG TTCGAGTATGGGCAAAAATCATGTTTTCATCGCGAAACAGAAGACTTGACAATCACAATTTCCATGGGAGTTATTGTGCAGTTACTTTGTGGTTATGTCACCTTACCTCTCTATGCACTAGTTACTCAG ATGGGCTCAGGCATGAAGAGAGCAGTTTTCACAGAGAGTGTGGCGAAGGGTCTGCGGAGGTGGCTGAAGAACGCAAGAAGAAATGCTTGGAAGAACAGCTCCACTTCCAGTCCAAGACGGTCGTCGATTTCGTTGCAGTCGGACACGACTGACGCGTCCGTTTCTGAGGAACAAATTATGTACAAACACATTCGTTCTAGGTCTGCAGAAATCACAGAAgcggaaacaacaacaacaacgacTACGACGACGACAACTACCACTCCATGCGAGCTGATGGTGGTGACTGATCacatagaagaagaagaagaagaagaaatgaatcatagtaataataatgataatccGAAGATGGTCACCAGAGGAATCTATGACGGTGAGATCTCATTCGGAAGTAGCTGGAAGAAAGTGGAAATTAGACAGGACAGTGGAGAAATTACTTCCATAGCTGAGGAAGAAGATGCCTCTGTTATGTTTTGA